In the genome of Pungitius pungitius chromosome 5, fPunPun2.1, whole genome shotgun sequence, the window TCAAAGTGTTGATAGTTAAACACTGTAACTGAAGTTTTGCCAGATAAACCACACGTTTGCTCGTTACGTAACCAACTTAAAGCAAATCCAGGTATTTGACCCAAACTGAAGCCCTATTTGTTGACGACCCGTtctgaccccccaccccccctctaaCCAAACAAGTGACTAAGCACCCCATTCATTCAAGTATTGTATTTCACTTACGTCTGATGAGAGCACCGGCTCTTTTGTTTGGTCTTTACAGCCGAGCTGTCAGGAGGAGCATGTTGCCCTTAAGAATGAGACAGGGCAACAACAGGGCAACATCTGATTAGCGTTCCCGGCcctatctcccccccccccccgtggtatTTTATTACCACAGGTGCGGGGCATTCATTGATCGGATGCACGCTACAGGCGAGGTTGGCCCTTAATTGAAAACAGCTCTATTTATACACCTGCAGGCACTAAAGGTCTCCAAGAGAGCACGGGGAGgttgaaaagaagagaaaggagggtgggggggggggggggtgaagagagaCAGGCCTTTGGGAGACATGGGTTAAGGCCTACAGGCTGGATGCAGGTGCAGAGGTCTCCATTGGATGAAAAGGGGTGTAGATCTACACAAATGCATGAATTTGTTGGGATCtggatggagggggggtggtttggagggggggggtcccaaaCAACAACCTCATTGAGTTTGTTTACGGCACATCCTTGAGTTTCTGGGGCCTCGCTGTTTTTGGGGGGAACACTGTACCGATTGTGCTCAGCCACTTTGCAGGTGGTACATTGCATCCTGGGACTGGTGTTTTCACAATGTgaccgaagggggggggggtcagggggggtcaCGGTGGTGGAAGTCCAATCAAAAAGCAAAACCACAGAGGAAAGAGCACTCTGCatcggcggaggggggggggagggggggggaggcagttcCAACGCACCAGATTTGATGGAAAAGGTCTGCAAAAGTAGTTCTTGTTTACAGGAAGTCACATTTTAAAGTGTGCCAACGTTGTTTATTAGTTTAAAAGCTTGTGTAGGAATAATAAACTTTTAATTGGTTTACTTCAACGTTTTTGTAGCATTATAGGAATGTTCATAATGCATTAAAGACATTGGTTTCAGACAGTAGTAACGTTTATTGGCGTGTGGAGACAACCCTTTATTTGGATTCCTGGCTCagagctaacagagctaacaatgctagctaagctaacggcgctaacagcgctaacgTTGCTTGAGGGTGAACCAGTAGGacggcgcgccccccccccccctcgacaacACAGTGGTGGTCAGCTGTATGGGAGCAGTGCGGACCGACGTGCGCGCCCACGTGCACTGAGGCGCATGGTCTCAGTGCACGTGGGCGCGCACGTCAACAAAGCCAGGAGAAGACGTGATGTGCCCACACGGAGAGCTGGACAGCACTCGGCTACATGTTGACGTGGAGAACATTGGTCTGCTGCTATGTTGATGTTCAGGATGTTATTTCCCACacggttgccccccccccccctccccccactatcGCCTTTGATGAAGCCCCTCCGAGGATGTCAGGAAAGACTAATGTGTGTATATTAAAACATCCCGGGGACGGTTCCCTGTCGGGACGAGATGAAACATCACGGTGACTGCAGGTGTGAAGGCTCCATTTCACCAGTGTCACTGATGttcacagacggggggggggcatgtgcaCGTTTGGATAAGCATCTGAGGGTTCAATCAAATTCAACACCTAGCAGGTAAATGTTTGGAtacctccatgtgtgtgtgtgtgtgtgtgtgtgtgtgtgtgttcaggatgTTCTTATTTAGAGTCTGCCCTGGCTTGTCATCAAAGGGGGAAACCACAACCACATGGCTTTATCAAGAAGCAGAACAGTATCTGTGGGATGGttctccctgggggggggggggcgtttacaGGACCCCAGTGTGTTCGTCCCGCTTGTTTACGTAAAGCATTTTGATTTGAATTCAGGCGGCGTTCAAAGGACGTGGACGTGATGAATGGCCTCCCGTTCATCCCTTTGTTGGAACACGTTCATGAAGAGGTTATTACAAGCTGCTCAGGCCGCTGACGCACCGGACGCAGCTATAAAAGATTCAGACTTTATGACCTGTCATGCCTTGATTAGCAGAGCAGAGCCTCAGCCCAAAATCAACTGAATGAAAGCGTGTTTTACGTGTTCCTGTGGTGCTGGGAGGCTGAGATCCTGCCTGAGAAAAGCAAGATATTCACCATCCAGTGACGTTCATCTTCTAATAATAAATGTCGCTCTTTGGTCGGACAAACAGGAGCAAACTAAAATGTGATTTAATCCTCATTTTCTGGGATTTCATGGACTAAACTACTCGCACACTGTGAAAGTAATCTGCAGATTGATGGGTGAGGAAAATGATCGTAGGTCAGATGTGGTCGAGCTAAACCAACCAGAAACTCCagccccatgccccccccccacggcgacACCCAGATTCAAGGGAGAAGACACGTGGAATCGAACATTACTCCTTGACATCTCACGAGGAGCGAGCACAAAGGAACCACAGAgcggactcccccccccaccgcatcCAGACTTtagaagcattttttttcagagtgtATCAGACTCTCTTGATACTCTGGCTTGAGAGTGAGTGTGAATGcgcgtgtgcccccccccccccgttaagacaacagagatggggggggcggggcttagacTCACGTCGGCTGGCTCCTCCTCCCCGCGCTGCTCCTCGCGGCCTCCGAGGCGCCTTTCTTCCTCTCAAACTCCTCCCTGCTCAGGACGGTGCCGTTGAGGCCCTGCTCCACCAGCTGGCGGGCCAACCCCcggctctgagggggggggggagaaggaagaggagtcAGGCAAGgataggtggggggggggttgcctgcTGGAGACCTGTCGGATCGTGACTTTTTTTGGCGCGAGAGAGCAGACTTTTTATTACTATTAAATGTCAGAGCGTAGTCAAAAGTGCCTTTAACAATTTCCCTGAGCTGGAGGGGGCTGCGTCTGCCAAACGGACCCAGAACCTGCAGCTCTGccatttaaaatgatgtgaAACAGAGAACTGCAGCGTTTCCTCACATTTTACGAGCTGGAGGCCGATCCGCTGGCTTAATAAATGAGGCACGTTAATCCAGTTCGTGCAACAACCCGGATCGCTCCCGCACGACCCCACCACaccaccccacaccccccccccccaccacacctgACGTTTCTACAGTACGAAACGCTTCAGAACTCCTTTTACTATTTGGCTTAAAATGCAGACGAGCCGCTTTGAATTGTTGAGGCCACGCGGGACAGGAGCGACGCTTCTCTGGATATTTTTCCACGTCCAAATATGTTTCCCCTCAAAGGGtcctcgggggggtggggggggggggtgcaggaccACGTCCCGCTGCCTCAGGACTGACAAATACAATTCACATGTAGACTCAGGATCTGCTCACCATGCTGGCCTTCAGTTTAACGTTGTTATTTCACTTCCCTCCCAAAAATATGGCAGTGATATAGTTTAGTTTTATGGGTTTAGTGTGATTTCATGCCCACGCCTGggtccatttgtgtgtgtgtgtgtgtgtgtgtgtgtgtatgtgtgtcggTGCCTCTGCAGGGATTGGGAGCTACATTATAGTCCAATCATCGTCATTAAAGCCGAGCCGTAAAGTCATCATCTAAAAACCAAATCTCGCCGTCAAATCCTGTGGCTCGTCAGATCAAAGCTCGCGCCATATGTCCTCCTACCCGAAATCCCCAAGCAGCCGCGGCCTGCGTCCGCACCCGAGAGGAAAAGTTATATTTTCCTTTAGCTTTGATGTGGCTCACCAGAAATGACTCTCAGACATTCGCTCCGTCCTAAAATTGGCCCGAAAATCATTGTCTTCATTTCTCAAGGCTCAATGAATGAGTCTGAATGAGACCTGGACTCAACACACCAACTCTAACACCCTCTTTAAAAAACGACGTGGATGATTAGATTTATCAGAACACAATCCTTATCTACAGGTGAGGTCACCTGGGCTGAATGTGGAGTGTCAcaacacgaggggggggggggggggggggggggattcactgTAGCTGATTATCAGCTCAGATagactgccccccctccctgtgtggaCACAGGTGTTCAAACAAACGTGGGCCTGCTGCAGCAGGCCGGCAGCAGGTGCGCCATCTGCTGGCCAAGAGCAGCACTGCACATTTATGATTCAAGCCTTTCTGCTGGAATCTGTTTTAACTACTAAAATGATATAGATATTATTAactataattatatatttaattaaattaaaaaacagtatTGCAACTGATTCATTATATTAAACCACTACAGGACTCATTTATGTGTAATCTTGCAGGACatcaacaaaagacaaaaccgcTCATCTaacaacatttttgttgtttcaaccGTTTTGAAATTTGAGTGAAGGAAATGTTAAATGAGGAAAAGTGTTTTAAAGCCCTCATACCACACCTGCGTGTGACTGCCACCTAGCGTTGAACCGCGTGCACTACACTACAAACACCTCTATGGCAAAGCCTGTTTAAAACGTGCTTAATGCGTGCTAATGACAAatgtcaacaaaataaacacctcGGGTTATTCAAACCACGTGCTGTTGTGCACTTTAACTGCCTTTACGTTTTGTTCAGAGCTGTCATTCTGAGTATAAACACCACAAGCCAGACTCCATGAATATGTTATGCAGTGTGTTACCTTCTTCAGCAGCAGGATGAAACCTCTAAACACGTCCATTAAACCAGTGAAACGATGTTCACAACACAACATTCAACTCGGCATGTGGTTCGTTTGGTTCAAAGAACAGAAAAGTAGTCAACACGTCAAATATTGTTTCCCGCTCCTCACGTTTCTGACATCACAACAAGGCGCGCGAACAGTTCTGCAACAAGTTAAGTTGGGTTTCTTTAACGGTTTGGGGAATTTATTTGATGCCGAATTGAAAAAGGACACTAGGTCAAGTCGAGAAGTGGAAAGTTGGGCTTTTTTGTTGCGTCCACTGCTGCGTTATCACAAAGATGAACTGAAACTGACGGTTCAGTGGGTGCGGTTCTGACGTGTTGTAGAGGGGAGGACGGCTAACGCTAACGAGAAGCACGTGCGGGTCATAGTTGTTAATGAGTGACTcactttaaagtaaaacaaatcCATCGGCGTGACTTTGGAGTCGAGATAATCTTCGTAGACCTTGAACTGAGTAAAAGTATCGTGGAATCGAGCGGCCGCGCTGTGCTCCATCTTCAGGCTCTCTGTGTGGTAAACGGCTGCTATAGCAACCGTCCCACACGTCACTTCCTGACGCGTCCTGAGGGCGCACGTGATTGGTTCACGTGCTACGGGAACGCCCCTAAAACTACTTTCTCCCACAACTGTACTGGCCTTTTCGTGTCAATCAAATCAATGACTCTGCATTCGGTTTAAATacgttttaaaatacttttttttaattcgaaTAATTTTCCAACAATTTATGACTATGTTGAAACATTTGGGGTCAAACTAAGAAAAGTAAATGCTTAGTGTTGGTTTAACACATTAAAATTCATACCATTGTGATGCCCTGCAATGAAGCTCGTTGTCTTATGTCAGTTCATGTGTATCGATGGACTCAATCAGGAGGTAGCGGTAGCTCGCTAGTGGACACCTGCTTCCTCCACTGAGGCCTCATCATTTTGCAATGACTCTGTTTCAGACACGTTTTAgatttttcagcattttttactcattttaaaCTTGAGTGTGAAATACAgatcaaaatgttcaaataaagcgACTCTTGTCCTcatcatcttttctttctcaccCAGCGTGCTTTTTACCGGCTGCATTGGAGTGTGTGGAAAAAGTGAGGCGATGGTTTGAAATGAGTCGTTTTGCGAGCAGGAGGCAGATGGCGAGGACAGGCGACCAGGGAACCTGCTCCTGCAAGATCCCATCCCAACAAAGACTGTCACGCAAGCTTCATCTCTGAGGTCACCGAGTGTTCTGTTACCTAGAAATAAAGACCCAACTTCATTATTTAACACCAGCATGAATTATGGACGCAAAACGTCTGTTGTTCTTATTCTTAATCTTTTTCCTGTTGATtactctctcccttctctcctcatCTGAGATGTTCTGATGAAGGTTCAGGATTGTGATCGCGTTCCTTTACCCAGGGACGGAGTGGAGGATGTGATTCTAAGGTGTTTGACAGGAAGTGATCACTCCTGTCTGGATTCACGTGGAGCCGGCCTCTTGCTGATTGGACTTCCTCTCGAGCCAATCAATAATTCTTGCCGGGGGTGAGTTACTCTGacattctaaaaaaaataaaccagaaatatcccaaaataaaatcagGCCTTCCGTGCCTGGAAGAACTCAAATAAATGGTTAAAGAAATCAAATTTAAACCTGTTCCAGCTGTGTCTGAAAACCATTGAGAGTGACGTCACTTTTCAGATGTTGAGCCTGAACAGAACActagattatatatatatatatatatatatatatatatatatatatatatatatatatatatatatatacacacacacatttgattaaaaTCAGCCGCAGAGATGTATTCCATTTTTAATAGTCATATTACATAAAACTCATcttcatacatacatttatatatatatatatatatatatatatatatatatatatatatatatatatatatatatatatatataataaaaaataattctgtttgaaaaaatatttctttgtgaCGGCGCGTTTATGAGGGAAGCACAACTTGATGACATCatggtttatatatatatatatacatatacagtatatatgttcTATTAGTGTTAACCTTTGTATTGTATTATAGTAGAAACCTTGACCCCTTTCAGGTGCTTTTCTGCACAGGCTCAATAAAGATGGCCGCCGCGTTTTCGATCCCAAATCCGCGCGCGTTGTAACGTGTGAATCACATACTGAAGGGATCCAGAATGAGGCCTCATTGCAACGAGTGAGGAATGCGAGGTGCACATGAAGCCGTGTGCTCTCTGTGTCTGAGGCCGCGTGGACGTTCGCAGTGAGTCTCATCTGGGTCCTCCAAGGCCCCCCCCATGCCCCGCCAAGGCCCCCTCCAAGGCCCCCTCCAAGGCCCCACCACAggttaattaaacaaaacaatcaagcacagcGCTAAACTGGGGCGAACTCGGCCTTTCCCTCAAGAGAGGCAACGTTgctacatgccccccccccccccccccaccacacgtCTGGTGGCCATCTGATACCGTCTGATCTTCTGAGCGCGGCGCTCTCTCTCGACATCGTTATTCCCGCGTTGTGCGCGCGGGGGAGGttgtgatggagggggggggggggggggggtcgtagcTGCGAGGTCACGACTCCGGATcacttttggggggggtgggcgggacAGCCGGTTGCTAAGATGATAGTTTTGATGCTTCCCCTTAATCCCTCACAGTTGtccatgaggaggaggggggggggtagggtggtttaggcgggggggggggggacaacaaccTTATTCTGTTTAACCAGTCACATGTTTTCCATCTTCTCGTTGGAGGATTGTTGGACTTATTTGTAGTTCCCGCCTCCTTCTGCTGATGTACAAATGTGGATTAAACATTTAGTACTTTTCATGTgctaaatattcaaatgaagtgaataaataaatacatccaaACCACAGCTGACGAGCACAACATCAATCAACCATTTAGTGCATGATTTCAACATTTCAAGAGTGGAAAGCATCGTCTGTGCTTGACCTGAGGTGTGCATTAACTGCTATTTGATCATGAGGAAAACGTTGTTATCATCTGCttatttagaaaaaacattttgtagagAATAATTGTTTATTAAAGTATAAAAAGGCTTTAAAGACCCTTTTCTGTTATATCCCATATCATTCTGAATATATACGcttttggttaaaaatataaaactccACAAGCCGTCCCTTCACTAGTGCGTCTTtgcccgcgcccccccccccccccccccccatggaggaCGTTCCAAGGTCAGCGGGGGTCACTCCcagtagaaaataaaacaacatggacCACTGTTCCCACTTCAACGTATCACTCAATAAAACACCCATGAAGAGTCATTGATTCCAGCTTCAACGCCATCggatgtgttggggggggggggagtaggggggGCGTGTGCTCAAAAAGACGTAATCGAACCGAGGGGGGGAAGCTCGAGGGTTGAACCCGTGACCTTTGGAAGTTCTTCACACGTAGAAACCCGGAATGCTTCCAACGTCCAACGCTGTCCCGTTTATTGGGTCCTTGTttgtccgtcccccccccgccacatcTACCCGAAGCGGTACTTGGGCCAGTACTTGACCTGCGTGCGCCTCGGCGCGGCGCGGACGGCCTTCGCCGGAGGAGGACTggttggcggcggcgggggaggcggggcttTCCTCCTGCCCGTGATGGTGAAGCCTCGCTCGCCGTCGCCGTCCTGCAGGCTGACCCTGGGCAGGAAGTGAGTGGAGACGTGCTGCGGTTTGACCCGCGGGCTGGAGCCCATTTTGGCCTTCCCCCTCTTGTTGAGGGCCACGAACCAGTCGCGGGCGCCGCGGCGGTGGCGGTGGAGCAGCGAGGCGTAGGTGTTGTAGCTGTTCTCCTGGAAACGCTCCCTGAAGCGGCAGTCGTCCGTGAAGCGCGTCTGTGGGAGGAGAGCAACCAGCCAGACGCTGACTCAGGAGGACaaaaaccatcatcatcacagtCAGAACAATGAGCGCCCGAAAGAAACTACCATCAAAAGCATTTGGAGTGTGACATGTTCGGGAATCTATGTTTTAATCTAGATTGGATTAACAGATCATAGAACCTGCTCAATTTGTCGATTGTTCCACATGTTCCACAATGCGGGATGTGCCCACATGTTGACATGAGGATGTGGAGGCCCCTTCCAGCCCCCCATTTCTGCAAACAAGTGCACATGCATTGTTCTCTGCAGGAGATCAGCATCctttaaatgtacaatgaaacttacaggctgctgctgcatcaACGCATCACAGATAATAATCCATCCATTAGAATGCAGTTGTTCCAACGTGCTCGGCGCGAGCGGCGAAAGGCCGCGCCGACGCAGATGTTCATTgagcgtttcccccccccccccccccccccttcctggttGGTGCCTATAAATATCCCGGGGTGGGAAACTCCGACGTGCACCCAGGGATGCCTGCCGCACGGCTCCCTCGCATAGCGGCCCCGCCGCAGCGACGTGAAGCGAAGCGTTGTGCTTCGCTCCAGAGTGCAGCGGAGCAGAAAATGATGCCATTACGGCCTTCGGTAAACACGCCAGTCACAGGAGAACGGCACAAAGCTGCAGCTTTTCAAAGTGGCCCGACTGTTCCTCTCgggctgttgttgtttcttttaaaaagatgaTTAGAAAGTGGAACATAGCTGCAGAGTCACTGCTACgggtggactgcagtgatttaaCAGAACGCAGCGTTTGAGCAACAGAGCCGCTCTGGTACCAGTCAGGGAGTCACACATCTGGAAACAAATCCATCGGAGCATGAATGAAtgccctctctcacacacacacacacacacacacacacacaccagggtaAAGCTTGGGGCCCTGCTGTCTTTCATTGGATTTAATAACTGCGGCCAGATCCCAGAGATCTTATTGTTAAAATCATAACGCTTGTACAGCTGTTTAACCTGGCTCTTGCCCTGCTGGATTGGTCACACTCTTTTAAAAGGGACCTTTCCCATGATCCTCGGGGGTAAGCGGTACTTGGGACCGAGCTCTTGTACCCATAATGATCTACCTTCACACATTTGTGTTCTAACTACTGTGAATAAAGTCCTTTATCATCAGCAACTCCATTCAAATCTAAGACTCAACTCTGATGTTACAAGATTTAACATGactgaatgtaaaataaagaaataaggaGCCACATCACATCTCTTCAGTTACTGTTGACTTATGGTCATAAGAGAGCAGAaataacaaaatgtgaaaaaatgtgtACGTATGAATGTATGAAACCATCCGTCAGGGAAGACATCAGAAGAATCtttaggattcatcctctggagacCACGACTGTCCAGCTTCATGACACTCAGAACCCGGCGTGTAGACGGTAAACAGACCAGAGAGGACCTTTAAACCGGGCTGGTGATGATCTGGTTGGGGTTGCGGATTGAGGGTAACTCTTGAATAAACTGAGGCCAACAGCAGATGTTCACTCGTCTCTCCTCCTTTGTTTGGgacctttcctccttccttcctgtttgCGACGGCGTGCTGAGCGGCGTGCGTCCCTCTCTCAGGGGCCGTTACTCCGACCCAATAAATCGCCACAGTGAAAACATCTGAACACGAGACACGACAGACGACGCCACGAGACGAGGGTCAGCGCGTCACCTGACACCGCAGACGGGGGGGCCCGGAGCCTGactgcgtgcccccccccccaccccacccccacatcATCAGGGCGGTTGAGTAGCGCGGTGCAGCTGCAGACACAGATTGGAGTTTTAGTTGTGCAAACACGGCGAGCTGCTCGGGAGGCAGAAATAAGCTGCGAGCGCGGCGCTCGGAACGCGAGGTTCCTGTCGCAGCTGCAACCAGAAAAAAGGGCAAACTTCAATTTAACTGAATGCTATGGGTTTTAAAAATGCCTTAAAAAGGCCCGctatcactttaaaaaaaaaagaaagaatactTAATACTTAAAGAACACCTAGAGAATGCAGAGCTTTAAAGCAGTCGTCCTCGGCAAACAGGGTTTCAGTTTTCTTGGAGAAAAGTCCTTTAACCAAAGAAA includes:
- the fgf5 gene encoding fibroblast growth factor 5; protein product: MRRSVRPGTDGSLENVRCRSRFLRTLRVGAERHLGDKTRRKARPLDPRHAPSGEITAVINIPVPAEQLQLLQPGVMPRSAARACACTPFLWRPGPRENAASGLARVSSFMMNVPLYLLAVAHLVCAAAAQRVSLERQLLEEGVRSGRRTCRLYCRVGIGFHLQIHPDGRVNGSHEPNQLSVLELFAVSQGVIGIKGVHSNRFLAMNSRGRLYGTTRFTDDCRFRERFQENSYNTYASLLHRHRRGARDWFVALNKRGKAKMGSSPRVKPQHVSTHFLPRVSLQDGDGERGFTITGRRKAPPPPPPPTSPPPAKAVRAAPRRTQVKYWPKYRFGTRQEVTCGTVAIAAVYHTESLKMEHSAAARFHDTFTQFKVYEDYLDSKVTPMDLFYFKSRGLARQLVEQGLNGTVLSREEFERKKGASEAARSSAGRRSQPT